Sequence from the Flavobacterium sp. TR2 genome:
CTCTTGAAATTTCTACGCTGCAAAGATAAGCTATTTTAAAAATATGCTTAAAACCAAGGCATTAGCGTTTTTTACGTAAAATCGTAAATCGCTTTCATCCCAGTTATAGTAATGGATTCCGAAAGATTTTGAGTTTCTATTTTTCGACTCCAAAACCGAAAATTGAGATCAAAAAAAATCGTTTTTTATATAAATTTTAAGCAAATTTCACCAAAAAGAAAGAATTTACTTATGTAAAAATCATCATTTTTTATGCAAATCTTGAAAACCGCTTTCTGAATTTTATAAAATTTGACATTAAAAAATGTTTATTTTTTTATTACTTCAACGCAAAAAACATACAAAATAGCAATTTCATAATTTTTCAATTCCAAAAGCATTTTACTTCAAAAGAAATAAAAAAAACCGAAGCAATATTGGCTTCGATTATAAATATTTTAACGGACAATTAAATTATCTAGTTACTCCCTGACTTGCGATCCAGTCAGAATATTTTTTTGCATTTACATTGTGTTCTGCCAGTGTTGCAGCAAACTCGTGATATCCGAAACGGTCAACGCTTGCACAGAAATAAATATAATCGTTCTTCTCAGGATTCAAAACTGCTTCTAATGCTGTAATATCAGGCATCGCGATTGGTCCAGGGGGAAGTCCTTTGTTGACATAAGTATTGTAAGGAGACCTCATTACCAAATCATTGTAAAAAACTCTTTTAATAACTTGGTCAAAATTATTGTCTCTTAATTTTAAAGCATAAATAACTGTTGGATCTGCTTGCAAAGGCATTTCTAATCGCAAACGATTTAAATAAACTCCGGCAATGCGAGGCCTTTCATCTTTTTTAACAGATTCTTTGTGCACAATTGAGGCCAGAATTGTTGCCTGTACAGGTGTTAGACCTTGTGCTTTTGCTTTAGCGATTCTATCAGCTGTCCAAAAATTATGATATTCTTTTATCATTTTATCACGGAACTTTTCTGCCGATGTATTCCAATAAATCTCATAAGTATTTGGAATAAACATTGCAAAAACGTTATCTTCATTAAATCCGTTTGCTGCTAAGAATGTCGAATCTTTAATCGCTTTCAATAGAGATAAACTATCAGCTTCAATTTCTTTTCCAATTCTTCCAGCAAAATTTTCTAAACGCTCCTGATTATTAAAAACCAACTTAACCGGAATATTAGAACGCATTGCTCGCACTAGATCGATATTATTCATATCTTTCTTTAAAAGAAAACGACCCGATTTTACATTTTGCGGATAGTCTCTTTTTTCGGCAACCAATTCAAAATTGTCAAAATTCTTTACGTAAGGCGCCAATATTTTCTTTACATCAGCATAGTTTGCATCTGTTGGCACATAGACGTACACTTCTTTTTCTTCAAATTTAGTATTAGAACTAAATATTTTACTTATTAATATAAAACCATAAATCAACAAAACTGAAATGATGGCTACAGCACTTATAGTGATTATTTTTTTTAGACTCAAAGCTTAAAATTTAAATTTGTTTATTAATTAGCTGAAAAATTGCTTCATCATGATAGTGGTTATGATACAAAATCCAGTCTTTCTTTATTCCGATTTTCTTAAAACCAAATTTAGTAAAAAGTGCAATACTCGCTACATTTTGCACACCAATATTTGCATACAATTGATGCAGGTTTAAATTATGAAAAGAATATTTTATTAAAAGCTCTAAAGCCTCAGAACCAATGTTTTTTCCTTGGTTTTCTTCTTTCTGAATGACAATGCCAATTCCTGCCCTATTATTTCTAGGATCAAAATCAAACAAATCAATCAACCCAATTGCAGGAAAATCTTCATCTTGACAGATTGCCAAACGAAGCTGTTTTGCTTCATAAATATCCTGATGGGCATTCTCTAAATATTGCTTAATCAAAAAACGGCTGTATGGAGTCTGCGTATTGCTTACTTCCCAGATATTTTCATCATTTTCTATAGAATAAATGAATTCTAAATCTTGAGGTTCGAGTGCCCGCAAATAAATCGAATCGCCTTTTAATGTTATCATCTGAAAATTTTAAATTGGAATTTGGAATTTAAAAAATTTGGAATTTATCCATTAAATCTCAATTGTTCCTTTAAAAACGAATTTTGCAGGTCCTGTCAAGAAAACGTTTGTATAACCATCATTGTCTTTATCAAAAGAAACAACTAGTTTTCCGCCTTCAACATTTAAATTTATCGAAGTTTTATCTGTTTCTCCAATGGCATTCATGGCAATCGCCACTGCTGTGGCTCCAGTTCCGCAGGCAAGAGTTTCATCTTCAACTCCCCTCTCATATGTTCTTAAAGAAAAAGTATCGTTATCTACCTTTTTAACAAAATTGACATTGCTTCCCTTTTCTCCATACAATTCACCATAACGAATTGCGGCACCATTTTCTTTTACATTATAATGTTCCAAATCATCTACAATTTGAACATGATGCGGCGAACCGGTATTTAGGAAAGTATAAGAATCTTTTTTCTGAATTTCGTTAACATCGATCATTTGCAAAGAAACAATTGAGTCAGCATTCACAGACGCGTGATGCAACCCGTCAGTAGCGATAAACGTAGTTTTGTCATCAATCACTCCCAATTGGTTAGCAAAAGCAACAAGACAGCGGCCGCCGTTTCCGCACATCGAACTTTGATTTCCATCAGAGTTATAGTAAACCATTCTGAAGTCAGTTTCAGTATCATTTTCAAGTAAAATCAATCCGTCTGCTCCAATCCCGAAACGTCTGTCGCACAGGCGCTCAATAAGTTTCACATCATCTTTTGGAAAGAAATTTGTACGGTTGTCAATCATTACAAAATCGTTTCCGGTACCTTGGTATTTATAAAATTCTATTTGCATTTTTTAGTTGTTAGAAATGCAAAAGTACGAACTATTAATTAATGAAATGTTAATCATTGTTAAAGAGCGTTAAACCGTTTTTACAAATAATTTTTTGAAGTAATTTTACGTTAAATAAAACATGAAACTTTAATTCTAATAACTTAATTACAAATTCTAATATGAAAAGATTTTCAGCCTTATTTTTAGTGTCATTATTAAGTGGTGCTATTACTCTTGGTGCTTACAAGTTATTATTTGAAAGCAACAATTCTTTTTTTGGAAAAGGAAATTCTGTTGTAACTCTTGCCCCTAACTCTTACGGAAAAAACGTTGGTTTAGGAGCTGAAATACTAGATTTTACCGAAGCCGCAGACAAAACTGTCCATACCGTTGTTCACGTAAAAAATGTTTCTAGAAGAACTGTCAGCAATCCAATGCTTGAATTTTTCTACGGATACGGCGGACAGCAACAGCAAGAACAAGTAGGAACTGGTTCTGGCGTAATTATTTCTGAAGACGGATACATTGTTACGAACAATCACGTAATTAAAGATGCTACAGAAATTGAAATTACTTTAAACAATAAAAAATCCTACAAAGCAAAATTAATCGGTACAGATTCTAAAATGGATATTGCTCTTTTGAAAATCAATGCTGATGAAAAGCTTCCTTACACTGCTTTTGCAAATTCGGATAATGTAAAAGTCGGCGAATGGGTGTTGGCAGTTGGAAATCCTTATAATTTAACTTCAACTGTAACTGCAGGGATTGTATCGGCGAAAGCCAGAAATTTAGACCAAAGCGGAATCCAATCTTTCATTCAGACTGATGCTGCTGTAAACCCAGGTAATAGCGGTGGAGCGTTAGTAAATGCTAGAGGTGAATTAATCGGAATTAATACTATGATTTCTTCAATGACAGGTTCTTACGTTGGTTATTCTTTTGCAGTACCTTCAAATATTGCCAGAAAAATTATTGAGGATATTATGGAATACGGAAATGTACAAAGAGGTATTCTTGGAGTTGAAGGAGGCGAATTGAATGCAACAGCTTCTAAAGAATTAGGAGTAACAGAAACACAAGGATTCTATATTAATAGGGTTTCAAAAAATTCTGGAGCTGAAAAAGCTGGTTTAACTAAAGGTGATATCATTGTAAAATTGGATGATCAAAACATTGCCACTTACGCAGATTTATCAGGATACATTAATACAAAACGTCCGAGCGATGTTGTAAAAGTAACGTATATTAAAGACGGAAAAACTAAAACTGTTCCTGTTACTTTAAGTAAAAACGAATTTTATAGCGCTGAATTTAAAGGAATTGAATTAGAGAACATTGACGCAGCCGACAAGAAAAAGTTCAGAATTGACTATGGTGTAAAAATTAAAAACATCACCAATGAGAATTTAATGCAATATCAAAACGAATTGCTAGGAAATATTATTCTAAGCATTGACAATGTAAAAGCAACAAACGTTGAAACAGTTTCAAAACTTTTAAGCAAAAAAGACGAAGGTCAAAGCGTTCGAATTGAAATGATCAACAGAAATGGAGAGGTTTTCAGAATCATAATTTAACTTACAATACTGAACATCGGTTTTCTGAATCAAAAAACGGAGAAACTGATGCCAAGGTTCAAAACTAAAAGAAGCCATCTTAAGAATTTAAGGTGGCTTTTTTATTTTCAAAAATAAATGCTAAAATAGTTTACGAAATCGATTGAAATAGATACTTTTGCGCAAAATTTTAAAATAGTGAGCATTTTATTTTTTCAATTATGAGTAACAAATCATTGTACCAAAAAGAGGTATCCTTACAAGTCGACCGAAGAAAAGCAGGTGTCGAATTAATCAAAATCATAAGCGACTTATGGTATGACAAATCAATCGAAATGGTTTTATTCAAGAATCAGTTACTGGATAAAAACGTTAGCGATATTATTAATCTTCATCAATATGCTGGTGAATTTGTGGGCAAACCAATCACCATTTTTGATTCGGTTGAAATCGCAAGAGTAGTTTTGTCTTTAGATCTTCCGCCAGCAAAAATAGATCTTGGAAAACTAACTTATGAGTATCGTTTAGAAGATGAAAAATATCCTGACGCGAGATATTTTGTTATTGAAAAATTGAAAAAAGCAAAATCTTCAAAAGAAATCAAACCAAAAGATGTTGTTTTATATGGCTTCGGAAGAATTGGACGTTTATTGGCAAGAGAGCTAATGTCTAAAACTGGAAAAGGAAACCAATTACGCCTAAGAGCAATTGTAACTCGTGATAAAAATGACGCAACAAGTTTAGAGAAACGAGCTTCTCTATTGCGATACGACTCAATTCACGGAGATTTTCAAGGATCTGTAATAGCCGATGCTAAAAACAATGCCTTAATTATAAACGGAACAACCGTTCACATCATTACAGCAAATTCGCCAGAAGAAATCGATTATACTGCATTTGGAATCAACGATGCTTTGGTAATTGACAATACTGGAGCATTTATTACCGAAGAAGCATTAAAAAGGCATTTAACATCAAACGGAGCGAGCAAAGTTTTGTTAACTGCTCCTGGAAAAGGTATTCCAAATATTGTGCATGGCGTTAATCATAATGATTTTAATCCAGATGAAGTAAATATTTTCTCTGCCGCATCTTGCACAACAAATGCTATTACACCTATTTTAAAAGCGGTTGAAGAAACTCTTGGAGTCGTAAAAGGACATTTGGAAACAATTCATGCCTATACAAACGACCAAAATCTAGTTGATAATATGCATAAAAAATACCGTCGCGGTAGAGCAGCGGCTTTGAATATGGTTATTACTGAAACTGGAGCTGGAAGCGCTGTAGCGAAAGCTTTACCAACGCTAGAAGGCAAATTAACTTCAAATGCTATTCGCGTTCCTGTTCCTAATGGATCTCTTGTTGTTTTAAATTTAGAAGTTAAAAAAGCAACATCGATTGCAGGAATTAATAAAATCATGAAAAAATATGCTCTTGAAGGAGAACTGGTAGAGCAGATTAAATATTCTTTAAATAACGAATTGGTTTCGTCTGACATTGTTGGGACTTCTGCCCCATCTATTTATGACAGTAATGCAACCATTGTTTCAAAAGACGGAAAAAACATTGTATTGTATATTTGGTACGATAACGAATATGGATACAGCCATCAAGTAATTCGCTTAGCAAAATATATTGCCAAAGTAAGACGTTATACTTATTATTAATTCAACCAAACTAACTTTTTTTCTTAAAACCATCAGGATTCTCTTGATGGTTTTTTGTTTTGCCTAAATAGGAAGAACCGTAGTGCTCTTTACTTCCGAAATCACAAAAACCGTATTTATTAAAGAAACTTCAGGCAGAACCGATAATTTTTTTTGATGAAAATGATGATAGCTTTCCATATCTGGAATTATGATTTTCAGCATATAATCGAAGTTACCTGAAACGTAATTGCATTCGACAACTTCAGGCAAATTCAATATTGACTGATTAAATCCTTCCGATGTATCATAAGTCTGTTTTGTTAGCGTAACTTGGCAATAAACTGTCAAATTATTTCCGAGTTTTTTCTTATCCAAAAGCGTCACATATTTCTCGATAATACCATCTTTTTCAAGACGTTTCACTCGGTCATGAACAGGAGTTAAAGACAAATTTATTTTGTTTGCAATGTCTTTTAAAGTGTAATGCGCGTCTTCTTGCAAAAGGCGCAATATTTTTCTGTCAATTTCATCTAAAGCCATAACGAAAACGTTTGATTAAAAATAGAGCGAATTAGTCTTTTTTTCTTTTTGAGGAATAAATCCTGCCTCTAAACAGAATTTTTTTCTGTAAAAATAAAAAATAAAATAATATTTTCTTATTTATTAAGCATTAAACCATAATTTATTCTCTATCTGTAGATTTGTAAAACAAATTCAATAAAAACAAAAAAATATAACAAAATGATAATAGGTGTTCCTAAAGAAATAAAAAATAATGAAAACAGAGTTGCTTTAACTCCTGCAGGTGTTTCAGAAATGAAAAAACACGGACATACAGTTTATGTACAATCTACTGCTGGTTTAGGAAGTGGTTTCGCAGATGAAGAATATGCTCAAGCTGGTGCGGTAATTTTACCAACTATTGAAGAAGTTTATGCAATTGCAGAAATGATCATTAAAGTAAAAGAGCCTATCGCTTCTGAATACCCATTGATCAAAAAAGATCAATTATTATTCACTTATTTCCACTTTGCTTCTTCTGAAGAATTAACTCATGCAATGCTTGAAAAAGGTGCCGTTTGTTTAGCTTACGAAACAGTAGAAAAAACAGACAGAAGTTTACCATTATTAGTTCCAATGTCTGAAGTTGCTGGTCGTATGGCAATTCAACAAGGAGCAAAATACCTAGAGAAACCATTAAAAGGAAGAGGAATTCTTTTGGGAGGTGTTCCAGGTGTGCCACCAGCAAAAGTATTAGTTTTAGGTGGAGGAATCGTAGGAACTCAAGCTGCAAAAATGGCTGCTGGGTTAGGTGCTCAAGTTACTATCATGGACTTAAGCTTACCACGTTTACGTCAATTGGACGATATCATGCCAGCAAACGTAAACACAGAAATGTCTAACCACTACAACATCACAAGAGCGATTAAAGATGCAGACTTAATTGTTGGAGCAGTTTTAATTCCAGGAGCAAAAGCGCCACACTTAATTACTCGTGATATGCTTAAATTAATGCGTCCAGGAACTGTAGTTGTTGACGTAGCCGTAGATCAAGGAGGATGTATTGAAACTTGTACTCCTACAACTCACGAAAACCCAACATTCATCATTGATGATATCGTTCACTACTGTGTAGCTAATATGCCAGGAGCTGTTCCTTACACTTCTACTTTAGCTTTAACAAACGCAACTTTACCATACGCTGTACAATTAGCAAACAAAGGATGGGAAAAAGCTTGTGCAGAAAATGAAGAATTAAATAAAGGATTAAACGTAGCAAATGGAAAAATCCTTTACAAAGGAGTTGCAGAAGCTTGGAATCTTCCTTTTAACGAAGAAATAGTATTAGCAAACGCATAGTGCTAATACTTAATAAGTGCTTACTAAATCACTATTACAAAGGGCTTTTCTTAATTGAAAAGCCTTTTTTTTTGTGACATAAAAAAACCTGTCATGAAGACAGGTTTTTCAAAATAGGATACTTTTATTTCTTATTGTCTAAAACTTCAGTCATAACTTTAGCCTCAGTTCCATTTGGAAAAGTAACTTTAATTTTCTGTGCTATAGTTGGAGCAATTTCCGTAATCGCTTTTTTATCGTAAGATTCCCCTTTTTTGATATGCCAACCATAGAAAATAGCAGGAACGTGCGTGTCATAGCTATAAATTGTACCGTGAGATGTTCCTGTCGGTGTATATTCAATCATACCAGGTTTATCAACAATTACTAAATCTCCATTTTGAGTAACATCATAACCTTTTGCTACAAAATTAAGAGCATAATCATTTCCAGCATTAGCTAAAACTTCTTCCTCTGCATAAACCTTCTTTACTTGCGGTTGAGTAATTAAAAACTTTTTAAAAGCATCTTTGACTTTATCAAGGTCTAATTTCTTATCCTTAATAATTTGCTTATTGAAGAAAACATTAAAGTTTGAATAATTCTGAATCAAATCTACACCAAAAGTCTTAGTTGAAAAATCCTGTAAACTTTTCTTAACATCTTTTGAAGGATAATTATCCACATTGTATTTACGATCTTTTAAGTAAATCACATTCTCAGCTCCAGCGTGATCAGCTGTTAAGAAAAGTAAATAATTTCCTTTTCCAACCGTTTTATCAAGATAAGCTAAAAAATCAGCAATCGTTTGATCCAATCTCAAGTAAGTATCTTGAAGTTCCATCGATCTTGGCCCCAATAAGTGCCCTACATAGTCTGTAGAGGAAAAACTAACCGTTAAAAAATCAGTAATATTATCTTTCCCTAAATCTTCTTTCTCAATAGCCCTCTTTGCAAATTCAGCTAACAAGTCATTTCCGAAAGGAGTCGCTCTAATAATTCCAGCATCATTTTTCTCATACATAGATTTCAAATCGTAAGGAAAAACAGGAGCTGCACTTCCATATAGTTTACCTTCGTACGGATTATTATCTGGAAGACTTTCATTGTAAACCGAAGCAGGTTTATACAAATCCCAACCTTTATTAATATATTTTAAGTAGTTTTTTTCATTATTGAATTCAGACACCCATTCTGGCAATTTTTCCCCGTAAAAACTACTTGAAATAAATGATCCCGTTTTACTATACCAAAATGCCCAATTTGCAAAATGTCCAGCTGGCAATATAGCACCACGATCCTTTAAACTTAATCCAATAACTTTTCCAGTAAAATTAGTAGCCATTCTAACTTCATCTGTAATTGTAGTACTTTGAAGATTCTTAGGAGACATAGCACCTTCTTCTGCCGTACCATCACCTACAGTTTTAACACTGGCATCATCAGTACAATACA
This genomic interval carries:
- the mltG gene encoding endolytic transglycosylase MltG, which translates into the protein MSLKKIITISAVAIISVLLIYGFILISKIFSSNTKFEEKEVYVYVPTDANYADVKKILAPYVKNFDNFELVAEKRDYPQNVKSGRFLLKKDMNNIDLVRAMRSNIPVKLVFNNQERLENFAGRIGKEIEADSLSLLKAIKDSTFLAANGFNEDNVFAMFIPNTYEIYWNTSAEKFRDKMIKEYHNFWTADRIAKAKAQGLTPVQATILASIVHKESVKKDERPRIAGVYLNRLRLEMPLQADPTVIYALKLRDNNFDQVIKRVFYNDLVMRSPYNTYVNKGLPPGPIAMPDITALEAVLNPEKNDYIYFCASVDRFGYHEFAATLAEHNVNAKKYSDWIASQGVTR
- a CDS encoding GNAT family N-acetyltransferase yields the protein MITLKGDSIYLRALEPQDLEFIYSIENDENIWEVSNTQTPYSRFLIKQYLENAHQDIYEAKQLRLAICQDEDFPAIGLIDLFDFDPRNNRAGIGIVIQKEENQGKNIGSEALELLIKYSFHNLNLHQLYANIGVQNVASIALFTKFGFKKIGIKKDWILYHNHYHDEAIFQLINKQI
- the dapF gene encoding diaminopimelate epimerase is translated as MQIEFYKYQGTGNDFVMIDNRTNFFPKDDVKLIERLCDRRFGIGADGLILLENDTETDFRMVYYNSDGNQSSMCGNGGRCLVAFANQLGVIDDKTTFIATDGLHHASVNADSIVSLQMIDVNEIQKKDSYTFLNTGSPHHVQIVDDLEHYNVKENGAAIRYGELYGEKGSNVNFVKKVDNDTFSLRTYERGVEDETLACGTGATAVAIAMNAIGETDKTSINLNVEGGKLVVSFDKDNDGYTNVFLTGPAKFVFKGTIEI
- a CDS encoding trypsin-like peptidase domain-containing protein → MKRFSALFLVSLLSGAITLGAYKLLFESNNSFFGKGNSVVTLAPNSYGKNVGLGAEILDFTEAADKTVHTVVHVKNVSRRTVSNPMLEFFYGYGGQQQQEQVGTGSGVIISEDGYIVTNNHVIKDATEIEITLNNKKSYKAKLIGTDSKMDIALLKINADEKLPYTAFANSDNVKVGEWVLAVGNPYNLTSTVTAGIVSAKARNLDQSGIQSFIQTDAAVNPGNSGGALVNARGELIGINTMISSMTGSYVGYSFAVPSNIARKIIEDIMEYGNVQRGILGVEGGELNATASKELGVTETQGFYINRVSKNSGAEKAGLTKGDIIVKLDDQNIATYADLSGYINTKRPSDVVKVTYIKDGKTKTVPVTLSKNEFYSAEFKGIELENIDAADKKKFRIDYGVKIKNITNENLMQYQNELLGNIILSIDNVKATNVETVSKLLSKKDEGQSVRIEMINRNGEVFRIII
- a CDS encoding glyceraldehyde-3-phosphate dehydrogenase; the encoded protein is MSNKSLYQKEVSLQVDRRKAGVELIKIISDLWYDKSIEMVLFKNQLLDKNVSDIINLHQYAGEFVGKPITIFDSVEIARVVLSLDLPPAKIDLGKLTYEYRLEDEKYPDARYFVIEKLKKAKSSKEIKPKDVVLYGFGRIGRLLARELMSKTGKGNQLRLRAIVTRDKNDATSLEKRASLLRYDSIHGDFQGSVIADAKNNALIINGTTVHIITANSPEEIDYTAFGINDALVIDNTGAFITEEALKRHLTSNGASKVLLTAPGKGIPNIVHGVNHNDFNPDEVNIFSAASCTTNAITPILKAVEETLGVVKGHLETIHAYTNDQNLVDNMHKKYRRGRAAALNMVITETGAGSAVAKALPTLEGKLTSNAIRVPVPNGSLVVLNLEVKKATSIAGINKIMKKYALEGELVEQIKYSLNNELVSSDIVGTSAPSIYDSNATIVSKDGKNIVLYIWYDNEYGYSHQVIRLAKYIAKVRRYTYY
- a CDS encoding Lrp/AsnC family transcriptional regulator translates to MALDEIDRKILRLLQEDAHYTLKDIANKINLSLTPVHDRVKRLEKDGIIEKYVTLLDKKKLGNNLTVYCQVTLTKQTYDTSEGFNQSILNLPEVVECNYVSGNFDYMLKIIIPDMESYHHFHQKKLSVLPEVSLINTVFVISEVKSTTVLPI
- the ald gene encoding alanine dehydrogenase, coding for MIIGVPKEIKNNENRVALTPAGVSEMKKHGHTVYVQSTAGLGSGFADEEYAQAGAVILPTIEEVYAIAEMIIKVKEPIASEYPLIKKDQLLFTYFHFASSEELTHAMLEKGAVCLAYETVEKTDRSLPLLVPMSEVAGRMAIQQGAKYLEKPLKGRGILLGGVPGVPPAKVLVLGGGIVGTQAAKMAAGLGAQVTIMDLSLPRLRQLDDIMPANVNTEMSNHYNITRAIKDADLIVGAVLIPGAKAPHLITRDMLKLMRPGTVVVDVAVDQGGCIETCTPTTHENPTFIIDDIVHYCVANMPGAVPYTSTLALTNATLPYAVQLANKGWEKACAENEELNKGLNVANGKILYKGVAEAWNLPFNEEIVLANA
- the pafA gene encoding alkaline phosphatase PafA, with the protein product MKKNILLLALLAVTGLSAQQRPKLVVGIVVDQMKMEYLYRFSDDFSPNGFKRLMNDGFTFQNMHYNYMPTYTAPGHASIYTGTTPATHGIVGNEWFSRTLGKEMYCTDDASVKTVGDGTAEEGAMSPKNLQSTTITDEVRMATNFTGKVIGLSLKDRGAILPAGHFANWAFWYSKTGSFISSSFYGEKLPEWVSEFNNEKNYLKYINKGWDLYKPASVYNESLPDNNPYEGKLYGSAAPVFPYDLKSMYEKNDAGIIRATPFGNDLLAEFAKRAIEKEDLGKDNITDFLTVSFSSTDYVGHLLGPRSMELQDTYLRLDQTIADFLAYLDKTVGKGNYLLFLTADHAGAENVIYLKDRKYNVDNYPSKDVKKSLQDFSTKTFGVDLIQNYSNFNVFFNKQIIKDKKLDLDKVKDAFKKFLITQPQVKKVYAEEEVLANAGNDYALNFVAKGYDVTQNGDLVIVDKPGMIEYTPTGTSHGTIYSYDTHVPAIFYGWHIKKGESYDKKAITEIAPTIAQKIKVTFPNGTEAKVMTEVLDNKK